One region of Nothobranchius furzeri strain GRZ-AD chromosome 16, NfurGRZ-RIMD1, whole genome shotgun sequence genomic DNA includes:
- the timm23a gene encoding mitochondrial import inner membrane translocase subunit Tim23, translating to MDNNSQGSGGLKAGLGNLFGGGGASEYSNTELAGVPLTGMSPLSPYLNVDPRYLVQDTDEFILPTGANKTRGRFELAFFTIGGSCMTGAALGAVNGLRMGLKETRDMAWSKPRNVQILNMVTKQGASWANSLGSVALLYSAFGVVIEKTRGAEDDINTVAAGTLTGMLFKSSGGLKSVARGGLVGLALSGAYAFYNNWDRLTGSSSSSRLY from the exons ATGGACAACAACTCACAGGGTTCAGGGGGCTTGAAAGCGGGCCTCGGGAATCtttttggtggtggtggtgcatcTGAATATTCCAACACAGAGCTCGCCGGTGTCCCAT tGACAGGAATGAGTCCCCTCTCTCCTTACCTCAACGTAGACCCTCGATACCTGGTTCAG GACACAGATGAGTTCATTTTACCCACAGGGGCCAACAAAacgagaggaagatttgaattgGCTTTCTTCACCATTGGTGGATCATGCATGACTG GAGCTGCACTTGGAGCTGTAAACGGTCTGAGGATGGGCCTGAAAGAGACCAGAGACATGGCATGGTCCAAACCTCGTAACGTACA GATTCTTAACATGGTGACCAAGCAGGGGGCTTCGTGGGCCAACTCTCTTGGCTCTGTTG CCTTGTTGTACAGTGCATTTGGTGTGGTGATTGAGAAGACCAGAGGAGCAGAAGATGACATCAACACAGTGGCTGCTGGCACATTAACAGGGATGCTCTTTAAATCTAGTG GTGGATTAAAGAGTGTAGCTCGAGGAGGTCTGGTTGGTTTAGCCCTGTCTGGTGCCTATGCTTTCTACAACAATTGGGACCGTCTGACTGGCTCTTCCTCATCCTCCAGGCTGTACTAA
- the zgc:112285 gene encoding chymotrypsin-like elastase family member 2A, whose translation MAVPGGPPLLLFLSLLPLLLLSKAFLPAAAYTLIPEQQPQHKILHLDWPMDCGMAHFKPNMVERIVSGNEARPHSWPWQVSLQVRPRGSKHYIHVCGGTLIHRNWVLTAAHCFQKGKAEDPGSWRIVLGKHQLRRSETAERIFPVKRIYRHENFRYPTHSELDYDIALVKAATDILPSDFIRYACLPRKQTPLNPGHYCWVTGWGDTRGGKENVSLAEALNQARLPIIDFKTCKQKKFWGDRVRDSMICAGFRDTEGPPAACQGDSGGPLLCQLGQDRWEVHGVVSFGPIGCTVENKPSVFTRTAAYIPWIEATRIRDFFLH comes from the exons ATGGCTGTACCGGGGGGACCTCCTCTGCTCCTGTTTCTTTCTCTGTTGCCACTGCTGCTGTTGAGCAAGGCATTCCTGCCAGCAGCTGCATATACACTCATCCCAGAGCAACAGCCACAGCATAAAATCCTCCACTTGG ATTGGCCAATGGACTGTGGCATGGCTCACTTCAAACCCAACATGGTTGAGAGGATTGTGTCTGGAAACGAGGCTAGACCTCACTCCTGGCCCTGGCAGGTGTCTTTACAG GTTCGCCCGCGGGGGAGTAAGCATTACATTCATGTTTGTGGAGGAACTCTCATTCATAGGAACTGGGTGCTCactgcagctcactgcttccAAAA GGGCAAAGCTGAGGACCCTGGGAGCTGGAGGATAGTCCTGGGAAAGCACCAACTGAGGCGTTCAGAGACAGCAGAGAGGATCTTCCCTGTCAAGAGGATCTACCGGCATGAGAACTTCCGCTATCCCACCCACAGCGAGCTGGACTATGACATCGCCCTGGTGAAGGCTGCCACAGACATCCTCCCTTCAGACTTCATCCGCTACGCCTGCCTGCCGCGCAAGCAGACCCCCCTCAACCCGGGACACTACTGCTGGGTCACAGGCTGGGGGGACACCCGTG GTGGAAAGGAGAACGTCTCCCTGGCAGAAGCTCTGAATCAAGCCCGGCTGCCCATCATCGACTTCAAAACCTGCAAGCAGAAGAAATTCTGGGGCGACCGCGTCCGGGACTCAATGATCTGTGCCGGGTTCAGAGACACCGAGGGCCCCCCAGCAGCATGTCAG GGTGACTCCGGTGGTCCTCTGCTGTGCCAGCTGGGTCAGGACCGTTGGGAGGTGCATGGGGTGGTGAGCTTTGGCCCCATCGGCTGCACTGTGGAGAACAAGCCCAGCGTTTTCACCCGCACTGCTGCCTACATCCCCTGGATCGAGGCAACACGCATCAGGGACTTCTTCCTGCACTGA